The region GCGCTCCAGCGTCACCGCCGCATCGTCGAGCCGTCCGGCGGCGATCTGGGCGGCGAGCTCGACGTGGGCGGGGACGTAGCGCTCGTGCATCTCCCGCGCGTTCGCGACCAGCAGGAACGCCAGCCGGAGCTCGGCGAGCAGGCTGCGGATGGCGCTGTCGATCCGGGGGTTGCCCGGCAGTGCGGCCAGCCCGAGGTGGAAGTTGGAGTTGGCCGTCCCGACCCCCGCCCAGTCCTCCCGGGCGACGGCCTCCACACCCTCCGCCGCCGCGGCCTGCACCGCGGCGACGAGCTCGGGATCGAGCGGTCCGTCGAGTGCCGCGGCCTCGCGCAGGGCACCGATCTCCAGGGAACGGCGCAGCCCGCACAGGTCCGCGAGGTCGCCCTGGCTCAGCTGCCGGACGAACACGCCGCGGTGCCGCCGGTGCTCCACCAGCCGCTCGTGCCCGAGGATCTGCAGCCCCTCGCGGATGGTGTTGCGGGAGACGCCCAGCGCCTCGACGAGCGCCTCCTCGCCCAGCTGCACGCCCGGGCGCAGCTCGCCGTCGAGCACCTGGGCGCGGAGCAGGTCCGCCACGCGCGCCGCCGTCGAGGCCGCGTGCAGCGTCTCGCGCTGCCGGGAGAGCGAGGCGGTCCATCCGGCGCGGGGCGTGCTGGCGGGCATGGGGTCAGGCTAGCGGGCACTGTCGGATCGTCCGACAATCCGGCTGGTCAGTCGTCCTCGGGCGTGGGCGGCTCGTCGAGGGGGAACGGCGGGCGGCCGCTCCCGCTGAGCCGGTAGCGGCCCCACAGGTCGACGTCGCCGATCGTCG is a window of Pseudonocardia sp. T1-2H DNA encoding:
- a CDS encoding GntR family transcriptional regulator, whose translation is MPASTPRAGWTASLSRQRETLHAASTAARVADLLRAQVLDGELRPGVQLGEEALVEALGVSRNTIREGLQILGHERLVEHRRHRGVFVRQLSQGDLADLCGLRRSLEIGALREAAALDGPLDPELVAAVQAAAAEGVEAVAREDWAGVGTANSNFHLGLAALPGNPRIDSAIRSLLAELRLAFLLVANAREMHERYVPAHVELAAQIAAGRLDDAAVTLERYLRHSQRHLITAYAAAVEQLS